One Mycolicibacter sp. MU0083 DNA window includes the following coding sequences:
- a CDS encoding Pls/PosA family non-ribosomal peptide synthetase, translating to MPSPQVPAQYLRGSSAAQPRTLIDILHETAARYPDAPAIDDGTVVLTYAELIEDIDDSVAWLAARGLGRGDRIGIRMPSGNYALYVAILSVLAAGAAYVPVDADDPAERAELVFTEAQVAAVITERGLTRGPGASRGWRATAPATTDDAWIIFTSGSTGTPKGVAITHRNAAAFVDAEAQLFLQDNPIGPGDRVLAGLSVAFDASCEEMWLAWRYGACLVPAPRSLVRSGMDLGPWLVARDVTVVSTVPTLAALWPAEALEAVRLLIFGGEACPPELAARLAVDGREVWNTYGPTEATVVACAAQLDGTGPVRIGLPLLGWDLAVLGADGTPVEVGEVGELVIGGVGLGRYLDPDRDAEKYAPLPELDWPRAYRSGDLVRLEPDGLLFCGRADDQVKVGGRRIELGEVDTALVTLPGVSGGAAAVRTSAGGSPLLVGYLVSADPDFDLAAARTELGRRLPAALVPRLVLVDELPTRTSGKVDRDALPWPVGPEPGGPGLAGDGPDSTLGWLAGLWRDVLGAPVDDEQADFFALGGGSLQAAQLVAVLRTRYPQTTVAQLYDRPRLGSLAAFLDDMGCSDPDAPAASRTVAPTPRLMQAAQVALSVPLATLTGLQWVTWLALINNTVATVHPLPWLVRLDWWWVIAAFVLFVTPLGRMGIAALSARALLSGLQPGTYRRGGPEHLRVWIAERLATASGAENLSGAPWLVYYARALGNKIGQGVDLHSAPPVTGMLTLGHRCSIEPEVDLSGHWIDGDEFHVGRIEVGNDATIGARTTLLPGASVGKDADVAPGSGVVGEVKKGQYWTGSPATKTGKARHPWPDHRPPPRPVWAVIYGVTSLLLAGLPLAALSAGLAVVGWAVRDCATLAEALLPAALAVAPAALVAMACYAALTVLGVRLLSIGLRDGYHPVRSRVGWQLWATERLMDAARDYLFPVYASLITPWWLRLLGAKVGRGTEISTALLIPKYTEIADGAFLADDTMVASYELGGGWIHVAPATIGKRAFLGNSGITQPGRRVPDNALVAVLSTAPRKAKNGSSWLGSPPVRLRRKAADLDAERTFQPPLRLKVMRGVMETFRLIPVMVTFAIGISVLAALQWGATRFGYGLTALASGVALLAAGAVAGGIAVLAKWLAVGRIRATERPLWSSFVWRNEVADTFVETVAAPWFARAATGTPVMNLWLRALGADIGRGVWCETYWLPEADLVTLADGATVNRGCVVQTHLFHDRIMQMDTVTLEAGTTLGPNCVALPASRLGTGATVGPASLVMRGDEVPAGTRWQGNPIAPWPVPGKKRRASASSSQEPAA from the coding sequence GTGCCCTCACCGCAAGTCCCCGCGCAGTATCTGCGTGGCTCCTCAGCCGCACAGCCGCGCACCCTGATCGACATCCTGCACGAGACCGCCGCCCGCTACCCGGATGCGCCGGCCATCGACGACGGCACCGTGGTGCTGACCTACGCGGAACTGATCGAGGACATCGACGACAGCGTGGCCTGGCTGGCCGCCCGCGGGCTGGGCCGCGGCGACCGGATCGGCATCCGGATGCCGTCGGGCAACTACGCGCTGTATGTGGCGATCCTGTCGGTGCTGGCCGCGGGCGCGGCCTACGTGCCGGTGGACGCCGACGATCCTGCCGAACGCGCCGAGCTGGTCTTCACCGAGGCGCAGGTCGCCGCGGTGATCACCGAGCGGGGGTTGACCCGGGGCCCCGGCGCGTCGCGCGGCTGGCGGGCGACGGCGCCGGCGACCACCGACGACGCCTGGATCATCTTCACCTCCGGCTCCACCGGCACCCCCAAGGGGGTGGCGATCACCCACCGCAATGCGGCGGCCTTCGTCGACGCCGAAGCGCAATTGTTCTTGCAGGACAACCCGATCGGGCCCGGCGACCGGGTGCTGGCCGGGCTGTCGGTCGCGTTCGACGCATCCTGCGAGGAGATGTGGCTGGCCTGGCGCTACGGCGCCTGCCTGGTGCCGGCACCGCGGTCGCTGGTGCGCAGCGGCATGGACCTGGGCCCGTGGCTGGTGGCCCGCGACGTGACCGTGGTGTCCACGGTGCCCACCCTGGCCGCGTTGTGGCCCGCCGAGGCGCTCGAAGCGGTCCGGTTGCTGATCTTCGGCGGCGAGGCCTGCCCGCCGGAGTTGGCGGCCCGCCTGGCGGTCGACGGCCGCGAAGTCTGGAACACCTACGGCCCCACCGAGGCCACCGTGGTGGCCTGCGCGGCGCAACTCGACGGCACCGGCCCGGTTCGGATCGGGCTGCCGCTGTTGGGCTGGGACCTGGCGGTACTCGGCGCCGACGGCACACCGGTCGAGGTCGGCGAGGTCGGCGAGCTGGTGATCGGCGGCGTCGGCCTGGGCCGCTACCTGGACCCCGACCGGGATGCCGAGAAGTACGCGCCGCTGCCCGAACTGGACTGGCCGCGGGCCTACCGCAGCGGGGACCTGGTCCGGCTGGAACCCGACGGGCTGCTGTTCTGCGGTCGCGCCGACGATCAGGTCAAGGTCGGCGGCCGGCGCATCGAGCTCGGCGAGGTCGACACCGCGCTGGTGACCCTACCCGGGGTGAGCGGCGGCGCCGCCGCGGTGCGCACCAGCGCCGGCGGATCCCCGCTGCTGGTCGGCTATCTGGTCAGTGCCGACCCGGATTTCGATCTGGCGGCGGCCCGCACCGAGTTGGGCCGGCGCCTGCCCGCCGCGCTGGTCCCCCGGCTGGTGCTGGTCGACGAGCTGCCCACCCGCACCTCGGGCAAGGTGGACCGGGATGCACTGCCGTGGCCGGTGGGGCCCGAACCGGGCGGACCGGGACTGGCCGGCGACGGCCCGGACAGCACGCTGGGCTGGCTGGCCGGGCTCTGGCGTGATGTGCTGGGCGCCCCGGTCGATGACGAGCAGGCCGACTTCTTCGCCCTGGGCGGCGGATCGCTGCAGGCCGCGCAACTGGTGGCCGTGTTGCGGACGCGCTACCCGCAGACCACCGTCGCCCAGCTCTACGACCGGCCCCGGCTGGGTTCGCTGGCCGCGTTCCTCGACGACATGGGCTGCAGCGACCCCGACGCGCCGGCCGCCTCCCGGACGGTCGCACCCACCCCGCGGCTGATGCAGGCCGCGCAGGTGGCGTTGTCGGTGCCGCTGGCCACGTTGACCGGACTGCAGTGGGTGACCTGGCTGGCGCTGATCAACAACACGGTGGCCACCGTGCATCCGTTGCCCTGGCTGGTGCGGCTCGACTGGTGGTGGGTGATCGCGGCGTTCGTCCTGTTCGTCACCCCGCTGGGGCGGATGGGCATCGCGGCGTTGAGTGCGCGCGCGCTGCTGTCCGGTCTGCAACCGGGCACCTACCGCCGGGGTGGCCCCGAGCATCTGCGGGTTTGGATCGCCGAGCGGTTGGCCACCGCCAGCGGCGCCGAGAATCTGTCCGGAGCGCCGTGGCTGGTGTACTATGCGCGGGCGCTGGGTAACAAGATCGGGCAGGGCGTGGATCTGCACTCCGCCCCGCCGGTGACCGGCATGCTGACGCTGGGCCACCGCTGCTCGATCGAACCGGAGGTGGACCTGAGCGGGCACTGGATCGACGGCGACGAGTTCCACGTCGGCCGGATCGAGGTCGGCAACGACGCCACCATCGGTGCCCGCACCACGCTGCTGCCGGGCGCTTCGGTGGGCAAGGACGCCGACGTCGCACCCGGCTCCGGGGTGGTCGGCGAGGTGAAGAAGGGGCAGTACTGGACCGGCTCACCGGCGACGAAAACCGGTAAGGCACGCCACCCCTGGCCGGATCACCGACCGCCGCCCCGCCCGGTGTGGGCGGTCATCTACGGCGTGACTTCGCTGCTGCTCGCCGGCCTGCCGCTGGCGGCACTGAGTGCGGGCCTGGCGGTGGTGGGCTGGGCGGTGCGCGACTGCGCGACCCTGGCCGAGGCATTGCTGCCGGCGGCATTGGCCGTCGCGCCGGCGGCGCTGGTCGCGATGGCCTGCTATGCGGCGTTGACCGTGCTCGGGGTGCGGTTGCTGTCGATCGGGCTGCGCGACGGCTACCACCCGGTGCGCAGTCGGGTGGGCTGGCAGCTGTGGGCCACCGAACGGCTGATGGACGCCGCACGCGACTACCTGTTCCCGGTGTACGCCAGCCTGATCACCCCGTGGTGGCTTCGGCTGCTGGGCGCGAAGGTCGGGCGGGGCACCGAGATCTCGACGGCACTGCTGATCCCGAAATACACCGAGATCGCCGACGGCGCCTTTTTGGCCGATGACACCATGGTGGCCTCCTACGAACTGGGCGGCGGCTGGATCCACGTCGCACCGGCGACCATCGGCAAACGCGCGTTCCTGGGCAATTCCGGGATCACCCAGCCGGGCCGGCGGGTGCCGGACAACGCCTTGGTCGCGGTGTTGTCCACCGCGCCACGCAAAGCCAAGAACGGTTCGTCGTGGCTGGGCAGCCCGCCGGTGCGGCTGCGGCGCAAGGCGGCCGACCTCGACGCCGAGCGGACCTTCCAGCCCCCGCTGCGGCTGAAGGTGATGCGCGGGGTCATGGAGACGTTCCGGTTGATCCCGGTCATGGTGACTTTCGCGATCGGGATCTCGGTGCTGGCCGCATTGCAGTGGGGGGCGACACGGTTCGGCTACGGCCTCACGGCACTGGCGAGCGGCGTGGCGCTGCTGGCTGCGGGCGCGGTGGCCGGCGGCATCGCGGTGCTGGCGAAATGGCTTGCGGTAGGACGGATCCGGGCCACCGAACGCCCGCTGTGGTCGTCGTTCGTGTGGCGCAACGAAGTCGCCGACACCTTCGTCGAGACCGTGGCCGCACCCTGGTTCGCCCGGGCGGCCACCGGCACGCCGGTGATGAACCTGTGGCTGCGGGCCCTGGGTGCCGACATCGGCCGGGGCGTGTGGTGCGAGACGTACTGGCTACCCGAAGCCGACCTGGTGACGCTGGCCGACGGCGCGACCGTCAACCGCGGCTGCGTGGTGCAGACCCACCTGTTCCACGACCGGATCATGCAGATGGACACCGTCACCCTCGAGGCGGGCACCACCCTGGGGCCCAACTGCGTGGCGCTGCCGGCGTCCCGGCTGGGCACCGGCGCCACCGTCGGGCCGGCCTCGCTGGTGATGCGGGGCGACGAGGTGCCCGCGGGAACCCGCTGGCAGGGCAACCCGATCGCGCCGTGGCCGGTGCCGGGCAAGAAGCGCCGGGCCTCGGCCTCATCGAGTCAGGAGCCCGCGGCGTGA
- the cysK gene encoding cysteine synthase A yields the protein MGRIYDNVTELIGHTPLVRLNRLTEGLGAQVAAKLEFYNPANSVKDRIGVAIIDAAEKSGQLRPGGTIVEATSGNTGIALAMVGAARGYKVILTMPDTMSTERRVMLRAYGAEIVLTPGSEGMAGAVAKARQIVADTDNALSADQFANPANPAIHQQTTGEEIWADTDGAVDIFVAGIGTGGTLTGVAHALKAHKPGVRIVGVEPKDSAILHGADPGPHKIQGLGANFVPEVLDRDCYDEIIDAQFEDAIRVARALGTEEGILGGISAGANVWAALELAKRPENAGKLIVVVIPDFGERYISTALFEHIRG from the coding sequence ATGGGCAGGATCTACGACAACGTCACCGAACTGATCGGGCACACCCCCCTGGTGCGGCTGAACCGGCTGACCGAGGGCTTGGGCGCGCAGGTCGCGGCCAAACTCGAGTTCTACAACCCGGCCAACAGCGTCAAGGACCGGATCGGCGTCGCGATCATCGACGCCGCCGAGAAATCCGGCCAGTTGCGCCCGGGCGGCACCATCGTCGAGGCCACCAGCGGAAACACCGGTATCGCGCTGGCGATGGTCGGCGCGGCGCGCGGCTACAAGGTGATCCTGACCATGCCCGACACCATGTCCACCGAGCGGCGGGTGATGCTGCGGGCCTACGGCGCGGAGATCGTGCTGACGCCGGGCTCCGAGGGCATGGCCGGTGCGGTGGCCAAGGCCCGCCAGATCGTCGCCGACACCGACAACGCGCTGTCGGCAGACCAGTTCGCCAACCCGGCGAACCCGGCCATCCACCAGCAGACCACCGGCGAGGAGATCTGGGCCGACACCGACGGCGCAGTGGACATCTTCGTCGCCGGTATCGGCACCGGCGGCACCCTGACCGGTGTGGCGCACGCCCTCAAGGCGCACAAGCCCGGCGTGCGGATCGTGGGCGTGGAACCGAAGGATTCGGCGATCCTGCACGGCGCCGACCCCGGTCCGCACAAGATCCAGGGCCTGGGCGCCAACTTCGTGCCCGAGGTGCTCGACCGGGACTGCTACGACGAGATCATCGACGCCCAGTTCGAAGACGCCATCCGGGTGGCCCGCGCATTGGGCACCGAGGAGGGCATCCTCGGCGGGATCTCCGCGGGCGCCAACGTCTGGGCGGCCCTGGAGTTGGCCAAACGCCCCGAGAACGCCGGGAAGCTGATCGTGGTGGTGATCCCGGACTTCGGCGAGCGCTACATCTCGACCGCACTGTTCGAGCACATCCGGGGATAG
- a CDS encoding NAD-dependent epimerase/dehydratase family protein, which produces MRTLVTGAAGFIGSTLVDRLRADGHSVVGLDNFASGRATNIEHLTGDPGFAFVEADIVTADLGEVLAQHRPEVIFHLAAQIDVRHSVADPVHDGSVNVIGTIRLADAARANGVRKIVHTSSGGSIYGTPPHYPTGEDVPTDPASPYAAGKVAGEIYLNTYRHLYGLQYSAIAPANVYGPRQDPHGEAGVVAIFAQALLEGATTKVFGDGSNTRDYVFVDDVVDAFVRAAGQDGDGQRFNIGTGVETSDRQLHSAVAAAVGAPDDPEFHPPRLGDLKRSCLDISRAAQVLGWSPQVTLSDGVARTVAYFRDVKSA; this is translated from the coding sequence GTGCGCACACTGGTTACCGGAGCTGCCGGATTCATCGGCTCGACGCTAGTCGACCGACTGCGGGCAGACGGCCACTCGGTGGTCGGCCTGGACAACTTCGCCAGCGGGCGGGCGACGAACATCGAGCACCTGACCGGCGATCCGGGATTCGCCTTCGTCGAAGCCGACATCGTCACCGCCGACCTGGGCGAGGTGCTGGCTCAGCACCGGCCGGAGGTGATCTTCCACCTGGCCGCCCAGATCGATGTGCGCCACTCGGTGGCCGATCCGGTCCACGACGGCTCGGTCAACGTGATCGGGACCATCCGGCTGGCCGACGCGGCGCGCGCCAACGGGGTCCGCAAGATCGTGCACACCTCCTCGGGGGGCTCGATCTACGGCACCCCGCCGCACTATCCGACCGGCGAGGACGTCCCCACCGATCCCGCCTCGCCCTACGCCGCCGGCAAGGTGGCCGGGGAGATCTACCTCAACACCTATCGGCACCTCTACGGGCTGCAGTATTCGGCCATCGCGCCGGCCAACGTCTACGGTCCGCGTCAGGACCCGCACGGCGAAGCCGGGGTGGTGGCGATCTTCGCCCAGGCGCTGCTGGAGGGCGCAACGACCAAGGTGTTCGGCGACGGCTCCAACACCCGTGACTACGTCTTCGTCGACGACGTGGTGGACGCCTTCGTGCGGGCGGCCGGGCAGGACGGCGACGGGCAGCGGTTCAACATCGGCACCGGGGTGGAGACCTCCGACCGGCAACTGCATTCGGCGGTGGCGGCCGCCGTCGGCGCCCCCGACGACCCGGAGTTCCACCCGCCCCGGCTGGGCGACCTCAAACGGTCCTGCCTGGACATCTCCCGGGCGGCGCAGGTGCTGGGCTGGAGCCCACAGGTCACGCTGTCCGACGGCGTGGCGCGCACCGTTGCCTATTTTCGGGACGTAAAGTCCGCCTGA
- a CDS encoding M1 family metallopeptidase translates to MSKPTKAPAKAAVESVPVVDPYLPGSGNTGYRVSRYELALEYKVSSNRLSGTATITAVTVTALRQLTLDLAGTLSVAKVWVNGRPPTRFATTADKLRITLAAEVPPGAALVIAIRYSGSPRPSETLWGEVGFEELTDGALVSGQPNGAPSWFPCDDHPYAKASYRIELSTDSPYYALANGELVSRRTRASRTTWVYEQPEPTPTYLVTLQIGRYESRRVPGSAVPIQAVLPARLTDEFDRDFADQAQMMELFVRLFGPYPLAAGYTVAITDDNLEIPLEAQGISIFGANHCDGTGRSTRLIAHELAHQWFGNSVTLRRWSDIWLHEGFACYAEWLWSQHSGGPSADELARRYHQRLAGLPQDLLLADPGPADMFDDRVYKRGAITLHVLRGRLGDDAFFALLRDWTSRHRHSNAGTEDFTALAAGYTGESLQPLWQAWLYSTALPALD, encoded by the coding sequence GTGAGCAAACCCACCAAGGCGCCGGCGAAAGCGGCCGTGGAGTCCGTGCCCGTCGTCGACCCGTATCTGCCGGGCAGCGGCAACACCGGTTACCGGGTCTCGCGCTACGAGTTGGCCCTGGAATACAAGGTCAGCAGCAACCGGCTGTCGGGCACGGCGACCATCACCGCGGTCACGGTGACCGCACTGCGTCAGCTCACCCTGGATCTCGCCGGCACCCTGTCGGTCGCCAAGGTCTGGGTCAACGGCCGCCCGCCGACGCGGTTCGCCACCACCGCGGACAAGCTGCGGATCACGCTGGCCGCCGAGGTGCCCCCCGGCGCTGCGCTGGTGATCGCGATCCGCTACTCGGGGTCACCGCGCCCCAGCGAAACACTGTGGGGCGAGGTGGGTTTCGAGGAGCTGACCGACGGGGCGCTGGTGTCGGGTCAACCGAACGGCGCACCGTCGTGGTTCCCCTGCGACGACCATCCCTACGCCAAGGCCAGCTACCGTATCGAGCTCAGCACCGACAGCCCGTACTACGCCCTGGCCAACGGCGAACTGGTGTCGCGGCGGACCCGGGCGTCACGCACCACCTGGGTCTACGAACAGCCCGAACCCACCCCGACCTATCTGGTCACCCTGCAGATCGGCCGGTACGAGTCGCGTCGGGTGCCCGGGTCGGCGGTGCCCATCCAGGCGGTGCTGCCCGCCCGACTGACCGATGAATTCGACCGGGACTTCGCCGATCAGGCGCAGATGATGGAATTGTTCGTGCGGCTGTTCGGCCCCTACCCGTTGGCCGCCGGGTACACCGTGGCGATCACCGACGACAACCTGGAGATACCCCTGGAGGCACAGGGGATTTCGATCTTCGGCGCCAACCACTGCGACGGCACCGGCCGATCGACCAGGCTGATCGCCCACGAGTTGGCACACCAGTGGTTCGGCAACAGTGTGACCCTGCGGCGCTGGAGTGACATCTGGCTGCACGAGGGGTTCGCCTGCTACGCGGAATGGCTGTGGTCACAGCATTCCGGCGGCCCGAGCGCCGATGAACTGGCGCGCCGCTACCACCAGCGGCTCGCCGGTCTGCCCCAGGATCTGCTGTTGGCCGATCCCGGGCCGGCCGACATGTTCGACGACCGGGTCTACAAGCGCGGCGCGATCACCCTGCACGTGCTGCGCGGCCGGTTGGGCGACGACGCCTTCTTCGCACTGCTGCGCGACTGGACGTCGCGTCATCGCCACAGCAACGCCGGCACCGAGGACTTCACCGCGCTGGCCGCCGGCTACACAGGCGAGTCCCTGCAGCCGTTGTGGCAGGCCTGGCTGTACTCGACCGCGCTGCCCGCACTGGATTAG